atcgggttttcaaggattatttggataagtttgtaattgtgttcatcgacgacatcttggtgtactctcaatCAGAGATAGAGCAcaagcagcatctgcggttggttttacagcggttgagggagcataagatatatgctaagttcagtaagtgtgagttctggttaccacaagttacatttctgggtcatattgtcaataaggaggggattctggttgacccaagtaagaatgaggcggtcagagattggcctagaccgagcaatgttcccagagtgagaagctttttgggtttagcggggtattatcggcggtttgttgaggggttctccagaatagctacgccattgatagaactgacaaagaagaagacaaggtatgtctggacggacaggtgtgagaacagtttcaaggagctgaagcggcgattgatcaccgcaccagtgttgagtttgccgaaagataatgaaaagtttgtggtttattgtgatgcatccagacagggtctggggtgtgtgttgatgcaagctggtaaagtgatagcctatgcatagAGACAGTTAAAAGAGTATGAGcaaagatatcccacgcatgatctggagttagaagcagtggtattcgcacttaagatttggagacatcaTCTTTATGgtgagaggtgcgagatatacaccgaccataagagcttgaagtatttctttactcagaaggacctgaatatgcgccagaggcagtggctggagttggttaaagattatgattgtgatatcctataccatcctgggaaggctaatgtagtggctgatgcattgagtcggaaaggcccaggacggttgtttagttcgagacagatatctgataagctagccgaggagatgactagagcagttATCGAGTTGGTGGTTGGatagttggccaacatcactcttcagtctacactccttgaaaggatcaaggaggtgcaggggaaagattcccagttgagaggtcacagagagaatgtcttagtcagagcgactaaggacttttctatttcagagaagGGCattacaccaaatacccatttccataacacacgAATATAATACAAATCAAAAAGTGCTATGCTAGAGTAATATATTGGGCCACTTTATGAAAAGAGGGCGGTAATAATTCCACCATCCTGGCACACTtagctttttttttcatttgttagACCTGAAAATATGTGAGACCCGAGAGACCCAATTCATTCCCTTCAATTCTTTCTCCTTTTTCCTCatcattctctctcctctctctcggatctctttctcccaccagacccGTCGAAGCTTCGACCATGCGGGCCCAATCCCTCACACGACACCAGAGGCGAACGACAACACCGGATTGTTCTTCTTTCCATCgctttattattattgtgtgcttTTGGATTGTTCTTCTTTCACCACTGCTTTCAGTTTTGCTCTTCCTTTTAGGGTTTTTGTGTTTCGCCACCTCTGTAATTCACCTCATCTCTTCTTTCTTACCTCGTTGAGATTGCATTTCGCGGCTTTTCATGTTCCGGTGCTTCGTTTGTTTTGTTGGAATTCGTACAGGTATGCCTTTGATTTCATTGTTTTTTCTACAGTTTGAGCTTTCAATTATTTTCCTGTTTGGTTgccaagaaaattgaagagaattatttagtgattttGTGTGTGAGAATTGTAGAATTAACAACTCATTTGAGCTAAATGAGATTTTGTTTCATGTTTTGAGTCAgtttatatatgtgaaatggaGTTGTATGCATACTGTTacgtttttctttctttctttctccccCCTTTCGTTTTGTTTTCTTGGCAACCAAACGGAAAATAGTTGTGGTCTATCTCTCGTGTAAGTTTTAGAGACTTTATAGAACTATTTACCTGGGTCCATTGATCGATCATGAATATAATGCACGTGGTGTGGTTACTAGCTTTGTTCTAAAACTTGTTGTTTGTAAAATTGAAAGTAGCATATTACTGGGGTCTGGCTAGATATTCATATTTTCTAGTTAAGATGAAGGGTTGCTAGAATATTTTCATGTTTTGATCTTTTGGGCATTGCCTTTTAACTTGCTAGTATTGTAATTTTAACAGTGGTATTTCTTCTATGCAGAAGTATTTAGTGTAACAACATTAGTTGGTTTCGGAGTTTTGACTGATAGTGCAACTCTTGTTCATGGATATATGTGAATAAAGTATGTTTAGAAGCATGGATGATGTTGTGTGGGAGGAGGTTACCCCACTGGATGCAGTTGAACGTGGACACCTTCAAGGCAAAGAGAACGAGTATTTTCTGAAACCCACAGGAGAAATGTTGAATTCACAGGAGATGCTACTGCCAGGTGAGGGTGACTATGCAAGGAGCTCGCATCAAGAATTTGAAGAAATGTTAGATGGTAAACATGTACAGAGTTTAAACCGTGTAAATACACTAGAAAACCCGTACAATAGTTGTCCTCACACAATGGATGATACTGGTGTCTCAGTGGAAGAATTAACCGTGAGAAATTTCAATGGGTCTAATTTAGCTATTGTTGGGACATCAGCTAATTTAGGAAGAGTGCAGACTAGACAGACCCAGTGATAGATACACTTGTAATTCTTTCAGGTGACCTTGTTCAAGTTGTTGCAAAGGTATGAGATTTGTGCCATTTGTTTATTTCTTGAGATCTTTAATGAAGAAAAAgcctgatttttttttataatatgttaCCTTGTTGATGCTATTCAGGGGGTTCAGCTTCTAGCTGATGGCTATGCTGGGAATGTGGCTTGTAACAATGCTGAAGCTATTGTGGAGTCTATTCCTTCTGCAAAATTTTCAGTGAATGATGTTGAGAAATCTATCAAGTCCactgtttgtagagagaatggtGAACAATTAAGGTATTGTGTATTACTGAATGAGTTCTATGCAAATTTTTGGCAGTAGATCCTGTTGTTTATTTTTGctattatatatgaaaataaataattttttgataACTTTATCGCCTCTTCACGCCCTTGTGATTGTACACCATCTTTCTTTCCAACAGAGGACAATATTTTTTTCTTGTTACGTACCAATCCATGAAAACATTATTGAAACTTGTGTAGCATCTACATTGTGGTATTTATGAATGTCATGAATGATGATGAATATTGGGTTTGTATATTTTCTctagaatttaatatgcaatcatcCTTTAGGACTAGTCTCTGACTTGTGCTTGTAATGGAGAGGAAGAGACACTCAGCTTGGTTTTTGTTTCCTTTCATTTCAGGTTTTAGAATCAGTTAGTTTTGTTGTGCATTTGGTggatatattttgtttaagaaaaGTCTAGAGACCTGGTTTCTTTTGTGTTGCTTTataatatttcagatttttatCACTGTATACCTATTATGTATTCACATTTACTGTGTTTGGTATGTATGATGTGATTTTGTCATGGTGTGctatataattaattttacttTAAACAGCAGGAACTCAATGCAAAATGAGAATGGATTTCTTCCAAGTTTGATGCCCTCAAATGCTAAAAAGGATCATGAGGGGAGAAATGTTGCCGAGGTACTTTCTTCTTTCTACATAATTATTTAGTTGTATGTATATTTTTATCATGCTTTGTGTCAAGGAAAAAATTGGCCGGATTGGTAAGTTCGAATAGAAATACAAAAAATTGGAATGTATATACTGAAAACTCAGGAATTAAAAGGAAGGAAAATGAAAGAGAGGGAGAAAAATAGGAAAGAAGAAAAATTTCTGAAGTTGGGAATTAAGGAAATGTTTGAAAGTAAGAGCTATAGTTCCAAGAAATCCTATTTTCAACTCGTCAATTGATTCAATCTTGCTTTTTGAAGCATTGGTTCTCTATCTAGAAATACATTGGATGAAATGAGAGGAAAATATCTTTTAGCAATCAGGGTCCTAGTACTTATTTTCCTCTCGCTGCTTGCAAACAATCCCATCTTGTCATAGGTCTAACCTTGTAAGAAGTAAACATGAAAGAGAGACAAATTACATAGGTCTATCTATAATGTTTATGAACTTATACGAACTCTCTCCAAGTCCTTATTTTGCTGTGTTCTTTTTCCCGCCTATATGCAGACTAAAGACACCTCTAGTGCTGCAAATGATTGGAGGTATAATTAGCTTCTAATTTCTCTCCCATTTTTCTTTTCCAAAATATTTGGGAAGTTGGACCTTAACCCTTTGTACCTTGCAATGACATCCAGAATGCTTACATATAGTTTTTCCCCTTGTTCTATTATCAGTTTTTATCTCCTTGGAAGTAAATTTTGACAGACAGTGTGGATATGATGGGTTGCAAGGACACAAGAATGATGATGAAAAAGTTTTAGAGTTTTCTCAGGAAGAAAGTGTATGCTATGATAAATTTGTTTACTCTTCATAATAAGTGTATCACTTTATCTATGTTGGATTAACAATTttcaacttctttttttttttttttttttgcaggctACTAAAGATTTAGGCTCAAGTTCAACCTGTAAGTCAATATCCATGTCACTTGTCTTATTGTTTAAAATGTTTCGATATTTAGAAGTAGCTTAATCCCTGTGATATTTATAAGGAAGGATTCTCTGTGAGGATAATATTAATTGGAAAGCCTCTATTTTGACATGGACTTCCAATGTTAAGATTATCAATTAGTGGAGTGAGATCAAAGAAACTTGACGTTGAACATTttcctatttattttttttcaccaTGTTAACCAAATAACTTATTAAGGACCTGATTTAAAACTAGCATCCTTGGCAACAGTTGATTGATATATTTTTTGAGTGCTTGGTCTACACTAATGGTGATGCATGTTTCTTGGATAGTTTTCTTTGCCATTGACATATTATACAAAATTAATATTCTTCTGATGGAATAACCATACATTATCTTATTCTAGTTCTATGATATTTTATCATCCATTAATTATCTTGTACTTTTTTTTAGAAGTTTTTACATGTTATGACTACCTGTCTATCCGTAGCCATAGTATTCAATTATTTCTTCTACAATATTAAGCAGATTGTGGCTATAATTTTTCATTGTCTGCTATATGAGCTTTCTGTGCAAATTATGACAAGTTTCTTTTGGTGTGTATGCTGCAGGTATCTGGGCAGGAATGCATACTGTTAGGTACTTTGATGGAAAAACGTACAAGTGGGTTGGGATAAGCTGTCAGCCTAATATTATTGGAAAAGTATGCTCTAAGTTTGGTGTTTTAGTTTTGAATATTTAATGGAGAGTTAATATTATTGGAAAAGTATGCTCTGATTTTGGTGTTTTAGTTTTGAATATTTAATGGAGAGTTACTAAGTTGTAGCAAGAAGTTGAAAATTGGATCATATTGTTTGGAGTAGAAATACATGTGTTTTAGTGTTTTTTTTCATGTAAACAGAAAATCATGGATTCCCTATACTTTTTAGCTTAAGAAATTTGCTTGTCATGTCTCATTTTCTGTTTCTTGTGAACCTTTGTTATTGACACCGAGTTAGATGCATTTTTTACTGACTCAGGTCAAAAGAACACTAGAACAATTTACACCAGCTCAGTGGAACAAAGATGAGTGGTATCCCCTGCTTGGTCCATGGCGTTTCATTCAAGTTGTTAGTCTTTGTATCGTCTTCCTCACAGTAGAGCTCAACACCTTTTTTCTGAAGTTCTATTTGTGGATTCCTCCTCGAAACCTCGTtattgtgtataggttgatattGTGGTGGCTAATAGCAATTCCTACAATCCGCGAGTACAACTCATATCTTCAAGACAAGTACACTACCCTCTTTCTCTATCTGACATAATCACTAGCAGCACATCCTTTTCCTTTTCTTGAAATGAATTCATATACCCTCTTGGCCTACCATTTCCAGAGTTTTAACCTTTTCATAATCACTGTGTCCAAATTGTAGAAAACTAGCGAAAAAAGTCGGCCATATAGATGACCATGCCACTAGAATCATCTTATTGGATATGTTTAACTACGTTTACTTGATTGCTACATTTGTAAGTTGTTTCCCTTTATCTTGCCTCGACCTTGCCTGCCATTTCTATTTAGGTCTCATGTCCTACTTTTCCTATTTTCATTTCAGTGCTGTAGAAGAGGGGTAAAGGTGGTTGTTGTTGGGGTCGCCAAAACTATAGACAATGATATTTTTCTGATGGACAAAACTTTTGGGTTTGACACTGCTGTTGAGGAAGCACAATGAGCCATTAAATCAGCTTACATCGAGGTACAAATTTTCATTATATTTTGTGATTTGTTCGATTTCATTTTGATTGCTTAAGTTTCATGCATTATAATATCATTGTTAAAGAATTCAGTGGGAAAAACAGTCTTTGTTAACTTCTCAATCCTTATTACAGGCACATAGTGCATACCATGGTATAGGAATTGTAAAGTTGATGGGTCGTAGCAGTGGATTTATTGCTATGCATGCATCCCTGGCTAGTGGACAAATCGATATATGCTTGATACCAGAGGTATTTGTGCGACTTACTAATTGGTTAGTTATTTTTTAGATTCTGTACTGATATTGGTTTTATACATTTAAGGTACCTTTCCATTTACATGGTCCTCATGGTGTTTTGCGGCATCTGAAATACCTCATTGAGACAAAAGGATCAGCAGTGGTCTGTGTTGCTGAGGGAGCAGGGCAGGTTAGTCATAGTATAACATCAGTTTTTCACTAATTGAAACATGATCAACTGATTGGAACtagtatattttttttccttctcgaTCTAAATATTATGAAACCCCTCCAAAAACAAAATGCCAGCCATATGTTGAGATTCAACTAGCTAAAAAGAAACAACAAATTGATGTTTATCTTTCTAAGGATCTAAGTTAGGTATGTTACATCAATGGTTTTGAAGATACAGTTGGATCATTAAATTTTGATAGCATGTTGAGTGTTTTGTTATGATTGGCCTGGGAATAGTGATTGTTTTTAGCTTAACACATTTTTGCTTGTTAACTTGTTTTTCCAGCTTACTAGTAGTTGTTCAAATGTTTCCTTTCATATTTTGGAAAAGGCCTAAAGCAACAATTGTTTCAGATATATGATGTGGTTAGGCCAAAGAAGCATGAGATTGAGAATTTGTGAAACCACATTCTACATATCCTATATATAAATTTAACCCCAGTCCAATGCTGCTAAATTACTCCTTCTTTCCCCTTGTTGAATCTATTTATATACATAGTGTAGTCTTTTAAGAGTTTTtgacatatagagcactcaattcTAAAGTTCACTCTTACAACAGTCTAGAGGAATTCCATTAGCTACTAACATCATGGAATGTAATGTGGTCTTTCTAAAACTGTGTTTCTTTACTTCCTAATAGGGTCGGGAATCTTGTTGCTTGACTTCTTGTAAGTAGCTTAGCTAGCACCATGTTTGTTTGTTGTCAAATTAGTGGTGATTTCTTATAGTCTAGAAAGTTTAAATATCATTGAAAAATGACATATCTTAAGATGTTGGaagataaataatatttttcaatgattatATGACAGAGTTTGGCACAATTGCAACATCTAGAGTTGGCACTAAGGCAACTGGTTTATTTTAGCATTTTTCTATGACAAGGTCTTTTACATGTGCACTAAGGCAATTGATGCCTTTGGCACTCTCTCTCAtgattgatttttagttaatACTTCATAATTAATAGTGTATTCACTAAATTCATGTCAAGCTCTTTATCAGAAGAAGTTCAATAAATCTCAATTTTGTTAGAACAAGATATGTATTGTAGAAATATAACTCAAATCCAATCCATTAAAAAGCTGAATTTGCTTTCTCTTTTCATGGACTTTCTAAATAAAAATTGACAGGTTATGGTGATGGTAGTGTTTATGTTTGGAGAATTAGAAGTGGGAAAGAAGTAATTTTAAATCATCTGTTAAGAATTTACTAATCTTGCATCTATATATACATGTATTTATATATGtacttattatattttttttgtttaactgCTAATTTGACTTGTATATATTTTACCATTTAGACTAAATTTGTAAAAAAACTAGAGTTTTATAATATCTTGATAATAATTACTTGAGTTTTGTTGTTTCAAGTGGTCAACACATGTGCATAGTGAGATCATAACCGAATAATCTAACTACATGCTTTACCATGTTTTGTGGATTCTGACTATGTAGATGctaattactttattattataattatttttttctttaggCT
The Humulus lupulus chromosome 6, drHumLupu1.1, whole genome shotgun sequence DNA segment above includes these coding regions:
- the LOC133784185 gene encoding ATP-dependent 6-phosphofructokinase 5, chloroplastic-like, with the translated sequence MGRSSGFIAMHASLASGQIDICLIPEVPFHLHGPHGVLRHLKYLIETKGSAVVCVAEGAGQKLRSYMKQLEWEMERMSQSKSESWRML